A segment of the Neisseria chenwenguii genome:
GGCGCGGTGCAGGTGTTCAAACCGCATTCGGGCGCGGATTTGATTTTGGGCGCGGTGGGCGTGTTGCAGTTTGAAGTCGTAACCTCGCGGCTGGCCGCCGAATACGGTGTGGAAGCGGTTTTCGACACCGTGTCCATCTGGTCGGCGCGCTGGGTGTCGTGCGACGACAAGAAAAAGCTGGCCGAGTTTGAAAAAGCCAACGCCGCCAACCTTTCCATCGACGCAGGCGGCAACCTCGCCTACCTCGCGCCCAACCGCGTGAACCTGAATTTAACGCAGGAACGCTGGCTGGACATCGTGTTCCACGAAACGCGCGAACATGCTGTGAATCTGAACGCGTAAATCAAGTTAGGCCGTCTGAAAAATTTTACGGCTTTCGTATTTTCAGACGGCCTGCTTTAACTTTTACCAACCATTTTTTCAACACAATCAAACCACTATGGAAAAACACACTTCATCAAACGCTGAAATGGCCGTCCGCCAAAACATTTTCAGCCGGCTGATTTTTGCCAGCCGCTGGCTGCAACTGCCGATTTACCTCGGCCTGATTGCCGTGCAGGCGATTTATTCGTATAAGTTTTTGAAATCACTTTGGAATCTTATCGTCAATCTCGGTGCGATGGACGAAAATGCCATCATGCTCGCCGTCCTCAGCCTGATTGACGTCGTGATGATTGCCAACCTTTTGGTCATGGTGTTGATTGGCGGTTATGAAACTTTCGTTTCCAAACTGCGCGTTGACGACCACCCCGACCAGCCCGAATGGCTGAGCCACGTCAACGCTTCGGTGTTGAAAGTGAAACTTTCGATGGCGATTATCAGCATTTCATCCATCCACCTGCTGCAAACCTTTATCAACGCCGATCAAGTCGCCGAACATACTATTTTTTGGCAGCTCATGCTGCATTTGGGCTTCCTCGTTTCCGCGCTGGCAATGGCTTGGACGGACAAAATCGTGTACAGCACCTCGCACAAGGTGCATTGAGGCCGTCTGAAAGTCCGGATTGGTTTTTGAATAAGGCCGTCTGAATTTTGATTACTGAGTAACCAAAATTCAGACGGCCTGTTTGCTGCATAGTACCTGTTTATTTTTCAGACGGCATGATTGCGTTCAAATGCCTTGATGTCTTCCACTTTCGGCGCATAAGCACTTGACCGGTCATGACGCAAATCCAGCCAAATATCCACTAATGCCCACGCCGCCGGCCGGCGCGGCGATCACGTTTTTCCCCATACACAGAATTTGTGCATCGTAATTTTCCACCGAACCTTTGACCGACAGCAAATCATGCGCCGTCGCGGCGCGCGCACCGCTGACTTTGTTAGCGGCAATCGCCGTTCCTACGCCGGTGCCGCAAATCAAAATGGCGCGGTCTGCTTCTCCTTCGGCAACTGCCTGTGCGGCGGCAAAGGAGAGCTGCGGATAGCCGGCGTTGTTGTCGGATAAATCGGTCAGGCTTTCGACACGGGAATCTTGTTCCAAACGGATTTTGAGCGCATCTTTCAGAATTTCGCCGTTAGACGGCGCGGCAATAATCAAACGCATAACCTTACTTTGCTGAATTTTTAGGTTTTTTTCACTTTACGCCTTTGACTTTTGATTTTCAAGCCGTTTTTTCAGACGGCATATGCTTTGATTTTGGCATGGTTTTCCTTAAAATACGCTTTCCCGCTCATTGTGCGTGGGTATTTTTTATTTTTTAAGGAAATCATATGATTAACCAAGTAAATGCAGTCCGCCATTGGGCGGATGCCAACCAAAACACTGCGTTTTGGCTGAAAACCGTGCTGGGCGCGAATCTGATTGCGGTGTTGGCGCAGTTTGCCGTGCCGCTGCCGTTTGTTTCGATTACCTTGCAGTCTATGGGCGTGCTGCTGATCGGTTTTGCGTTGGGGCGCAAAGCGGGCGTGGCAGCGGTGTTGCTGTATCTGCTTGAAGGTGCGATGGGGTTGCCGGTGTTTGCGGGCGGCAAAGCGGGTTTTGCCGTGTTGACGGGATCGTCTGGCGGCTATCTGTTCGGCTATGCTGCGATGGCGTTTGTGTTGGGTTGGGCGAGCGACAAAGGCGCGCTGAAATCGGTTTGGAAAACCGTGGCAGCGGGCTTGGTCGGTACGGCGGCGATGTACGCGCTGGGCTTGGCGCAGCTTTCGCTGTTTGTGCCCGAGGGTAAGGTTTTAGCATACGGCCTGTATCCGTTTGTGGCCGGCGATATTCTGAAAGCCGTTGCCGCCGCGTTTCTGCTGGCGCCGACTTACCGCTTCTTTAAGAAGTTTTGATTGAAACAGGCCGTCTGAATCGGTTGCTGAGCGCAGTCGAAGTGCAGACGGTCTTTAATGTAATGAATATGTTGGAAAAAATCTTCGAGCGTTTGGCTTCGGTGCAAACGCTGGCCTTTGCCTCGCAAAGCCTTTCCGGTTCGAAAATGGATTGGAACTGCACGGGTGAGGGCGAAACCGAAGTCGTGCGCGCGGGTAATCTGCTGACGTTCCGCGACCGCTTCCGCCTCGATACAGGGCGCGTGTGCCGCGATGAAAAACAATGGCGGCTGTTTTCAGACGGCCTTGAGTTTTTCCACTACCGCAATCAGGTGTTTGAACGGATTTTCACTTTCCGCGAATGCGGCGGGGGCATCGAGGCCGAACAGCCGTATGCCTGCATGCCCGACGATTACTTCGGCGAATTGTTTTCAGACGGCACGTCGGTGACGCTGACCATCAAAATCGTCGGAACGCGCAAGAATGAAGTGATACGGTATGTTTACCGTTGAGAAAAAAACGTGTCGGATTCGGCACGTTTTTTTGGTTTACAGGGTGAGGGCGAACCCACCATTATGATGCCGTCTGAAACTGAAAACGGTCGTCTGAAAATTTTGAATCATGGTGGGTTTACCCACCCTGCGAGGTTTCGGCATTTCAGACGGCATGGACGACTTTCAGCCGAGAGGCGGATTTTGCCGTAGGGTGGGTGTGAATCCACCATTATGATGCCGTCTGAAGCTGAAAACGGTGACCTGAAAATTTTGAATGGAGGGTTTACACCCACTCTGCAGGTTTTTGTCTGTCTGAAAATTCTGAATGAGCGACGAGTTTACACCCACCCCGCAAGTTCCTGAAACTTTTCAGACGACCAAATCCCGGGCGAATTTTCCGATAAACAGGCAGAGCAAGACCATGAATCCGTAGCGTAGAAATTTTGTG
Coding sequences within it:
- a CDS encoding biotin transporter BioY yields the protein MINQVNAVRHWADANQNTAFWLKTVLGANLIAVLAQFAVPLPFVSITLQSMGVLLIGFALGRKAGVAAVLLYLLEGAMGLPVFAGGKAGFAVLTGSSGGYLFGYAAMAFVLGWASDKGALKSVWKTVAAGLVGTAAMYALGLAQLSLFVPEGKVLAYGLYPFVAGDILKAVAAAFLLAPTYRFFKKF
- a CDS encoding TIGR00645 family protein encodes the protein MEKHTSSNAEMAVRQNIFSRLIFASRWLQLPIYLGLIAVQAIYSYKFLKSLWNLIVNLGAMDENAIMLAVLSLIDVVMIANLLVMVLIGGYETFVSKLRVDDHPDQPEWLSHVNASVLKVKLSMAIISISSIHLLQTFINADQVAEHTIFWQLMLHLGFLVSALAMAWTDKIVYSTSHKVH